A window of Cellulosimicrobium protaetiae genomic DNA:
CGACAGGTCGACCGTGAGGTCGGCGGCCTGGTGGGTGAGGCGGCGGGCGCGGTCCGGGTCGGCCGCGAACCAGGTGCGCAGGTCCGGCTCCACGGTGTCGCGGTGCACGGTCAGCGCGGTCCAGGACGGTGTGGTGGTGGGGTCGATCGGCGGCGGCACGGGCTGCGAGGTCATGCCCCCAAACTACTGACCGACGTCGTCACGCGCCCGCCCCGACCGTCCCCCGGTCGATGGTCCGGTGGCCTCACGAACCGGCGTCCTCGGTCCCTGGCGAGGACGCGCCGGGGTGCTCCGGGCGGCTCGCCTCGTGCCGGTCGAGGAAGTCGTGGACGACCGGCAGGACGCGGTCCGGCAGCTGCCACAGCACGCCGTGCCCGCCGCCGGGCACGATCGCGACCTCGGCGCGCGGCACGTGGTCGAGCACGCGCCGCGCCGCGGCCCGGGGGTCGCCGAGCCGGGTCTCGGCGCCGAAGACAGCGAGCGTCGGGGTGGTGATCGCCGCGAGCGCGGCGTCGTCGAGCGGGCTGGGCCAGGGTGTGCGACGGCGGTATCGCATCGCCGCACGGGCGAGCGCCCGGTCCTCGTCGGTGGGGTCCGCACCAGGGCTGAGCCAGGAGTCGAGGCGCGCGAACGCCCGCTCCGTGGGCCACAGCGAGGCGCCCACCATCCGCGCGACGACCCTCGGGGACGGCTTGACGAGCGTGGTGATCCCCTCGCCGAGCGTGAGGCTCGCCAGGCGCTCGGGCGCACGACCGCCGAGGAGGGCGCCGAACCACGCGCCCTCCGAGTAGCCGAGGACGTGCGCGCGCTCGATCCCGAGCCCGTCGAGCAGCTGCTCGCCCCAGGCGCCGTAGTCGGACGGACGGGTCAGGGGGGCGGTCTGCACGCTCGCGCCCGCGGTCCCCACGACGTCGGGTGCGTGGACCACGCGGTCCGCGGCGAAGCGCCCGACGACGGCGTGCCAGCTCAGGCCGGTGCCGTTGAGCCCGTGCAGGAGGACGAGCGGCGTGCGCGTCCCGGCGCCGGACGTGCGCACGCGGGTGGGGCCGAACGTGGTCTCGACCGTCGTCACGGTGGACGGCAGCGGCCAGCGGGCGGCCAGGTCGTCGTACGCGCGCTCGTACGCGAGCCGTGCCGCGTCGTCCCGGAACGCACCGATCGGGTCCGTCATGAGGCCTCCCTTGATGATATGCCCGTACCATAACGGTGGTACGGGCATATCATCAAGCCCGTGGCGGCCCCGGGAGAGGACGGGAGCGCCGGAGGGGAGCAGGGATGCCGCGGCTGGTCGACCACGCGGAACGACGAGCGCAGATCACCGACGCCGCACGGCGGGTCATCGGCCGCGAGGGCCTCGAGGCAGCGACGTTCCAGGCCGTCGCGACCGAGGCCGGTGTCTCGGTTCGCCTCGTCCAGTACTACTTCGGCAACAAGGACGGGCTGCTCGCGGCGACGCACCGCGCGGTCGTCGACGCGTCGGCGGCGCGGTTCGGCGCCGGCGGGCCCGCGCCCCGCACGCCTCCGACGCCGTACGACGTGCTGCGCGGGGTCGTCGTGGCGCTCCTGCCGCTCGACGCGGAACGCCGGGCCGACGCGGTCGTGCTCGCCGCCTTCCACGCGGCCGCGCTGACCCGGGGCCCCGCCGCCCAGGAGGCGCTGCTGCCCGCGCCGCGGGCGCTCGTCGACGTCGTCGCCGAGCAGCTCGACCGGGCGCGGGGCGTCGTCGGCCCCGGCGAGCGCGCCGCCGACACCACGAAGGACGCCGAGCTCGCGCTCGCGGCCCTC
This region includes:
- a CDS encoding alpha/beta fold hydrolase → MTDPIGAFRDDAARLAYERAYDDLAARWPLPSTVTTVETTFGPTRVRTSGAGTRTPLVLLHGLNGTGLSWHAVVGRFAADRVVHAPDVVGTAGASVQTAPLTRPSDYGAWGEQLLDGLGIERAHVLGYSEGAWFGALLGGRAPERLASLTLGEGITTLVKPSPRVVARMVGASLWPTERAFARLDSWLSPGADPTDEDRALARAAMRYRRRTPWPSPLDDAALAAITTPTLAVFGAETRLGDPRAAARRVLDHVPRAEVAIVPGGGHGVLWQLPDRVLPVVHDFLDRHEASRPEHPGASSPGTEDAGS
- a CDS encoding TetR/AcrR family transcriptional regulator, which translates into the protein MPRLVDHAERRAQITDAARRVIGREGLEAATFQAVATEAGVSVRLVQYYFGNKDGLLAATHRAVVDASAARFGAGGPAPRTPPTPYDVLRGVVVALLPLDAERRADAVVLAAFHAAALTRGPAAQEALLPAPRALVDVVAEQLDRARGVVGPGERAADTTKDAELALAALAGLTQSVVARHLEPAEALAVAERLLEHLLGAPPGRSAPSS